The following nucleotide sequence is from Ailuropoda melanoleuca isolate Jingjing chromosome 12, ASM200744v2, whole genome shotgun sequence.
AGAACTTAATGTGAAGAGAACACCTAATAGTTAGGGTCGGAGGGACTAGTTCTGACtacactcattctctctctaccttCGACCTCATCAGGGGCCAGGCAAGTCTCCCCAGCGAAATTCGGATCAGGGAGGAAGCACAGGGTGAGAAGGCGGGCGAGACACTTGGGCCCTTGCCGCAGATGTGCAGAGTGCTGTCGAGCACGTGGGCTTGCTGATTGGCTTGTTTTCCCTCCGCAGGGGAGGTGAGCCTGGATGTTGACACGGCCAACCACTACCTCATCATTTCGGAGGACCTGAGGAGTGTCCGCTGCGGGTATTCCAAACAGAACTGGAGGGCCCGAGCCGAGAGATTCGATTATGCCCTGTGCGTCCTGGGCTCCCCTCGGTTCCGCTCTGGCCGCCACTACTGGGAGGTGGACGTGGGGACGAGCAAGGAGTGGGATGTGGGTGTCTGCAGAGACTCTGCTAATCGACAAGGGCCAATTCTACTGTCCGCAGAACTTGGCTTCTGGACGGTGGGCTTGAGAAAAGGAGAGCTCTTCCAAGCCAGCACTGTGCCTGTGACCATTCTCTCCGTGAGCCCCCGGTTACACCGACTAGGGGTTTTCCTGGACATGCATTTTGGCACCGTTTCTTTTTATCACATCAGCGATGGGTCCCATATTTTCACCTTCACTGAACTTCCTGCTGCAGACGTGCTGCGTCCATTTTTTGCTCCTGGGAGTCCCATCATGGATGGTCAGGGCTTCCTGAGACTGTCCTGTGAGGAATCCAGCCATTGCCAGCTCTCCCGTGGGCTCTGATACAGAACACTTCTAGAGAATTCCCATGTGCTTGGAGCCGGAGCTGGGCCTTTCCTGCCCGTTACGTGGACGGCACAGAAGACAGCAGGAAAACACGCAACACTTGGCGAATCGTGAACACTAGATAAGGGAGAAGCACCTTCCAAACACCACAGTCGTCCTCTTTGGGACTTTTCGTTTCCAAACACCACAGTCGTCCTCTTTGGGACTTTTCGTACTTCTGCTCCAATGAATGGGTTCTGGATTTTCACATCAATTtccaaatgtgtttattttgcaCAGTATTAACTTAGTGTATGATGGAggttataaattaaataaaaacatggatgTGACCTAACGGATTGATTTTCTAGGTGATATGTAAGCAAAACCTATGTAAACCGTAAATACGTATGTGTACGTATTCAGTTTCCCTCAACGGCTGAAATGCACACATTCGTTTCAAGCGCACACCATTTGGAACATGGGAAAAAGACAAGTCCGGCAATCAGGGGGTGGCTTCCGCTGAAGGGGGACTGCAGCCTGGCACCACAGGTGTGCCACCCCCGTCCCTCACCACTGTGCGTGGCCTGCAGGCCATGGGGTAGAGGCAGTGAGCCGGCGGCCGTCAGCCCAGGCTGGTTCTCTAGCGGCTGGTCGGTGTGTCATTGCTTGGGGGGCTGCGTGTTCACCCAGGCAGTGGGAATGTGCACAGGACCCAGCCCTTTCCTTTCCATACAGTGCCATGCTTAACTTTTGTTTCATGTGGGCAGTCCATCCGATCATGGAGACGGTCAGTGAGAACCTTCCTAGGTAAGAGAAGCACTTCTGGCACCATGGGTCATTCCCCCCGGAGGGCACAGGGCTAATGCTTGCGGGTCCCCGTGTAAATGCAGGCTAGTACGTCCCCTCACAGCAGAAGGGACTGTCTCAGTGCAGTTCTCAGAGGGGGCTCCCAGGGTGCTGTGGATGAGGAGGCCCGGCAGGGAGCACTGACCGTGAAGCCAAGCTGGCATTCAAGGAATTGGGAAGCAGATTACAACACTGTCATCTAGAgttgtgtgcacttgaaaacgTCCATAAAATGCACATTGTAAAGAGCGATCATTAAACGGAGCCCTCTGAAATTacaaaaacacaaactaaaataCATGAGTGGTGAAAAAGAATAGCCCTAAAAGCAGAATAACAACAGAGAAATAATGGGAAACAAAGGATGGCACAGGCAGCGCCCGTGGGGAGTGTGTGGCTGTGGCAGGGGCGGGGTGTGACAGGCCTGCAGACACCAGGACAGGAGCTGCAGGGAGCTAACTTTCCTCAGGCAGGTGGTAACTACATTTGGCTCATGCGCCCTGTGATGCCTGCCATACCTACTTAATGCTGCCCTTGTAGGTGGAAGCTGCCACAGACAATATAAAAACAAggggctgtgttccaataaaactttatttacaaaaatcagCGGGCGGCCAGGCCTGTCTAGCCCACCTCAGTCAGGGCATCATGCGCTGACTGCCGGCGGGTTCGCAGCCCAGTGCAGGGTGTGTGCACATGGAAAGCGGGAAGGGGTGTGAGGCCCGATGTGTACTGCGAGGCTGCACGGGAGCCAAGCGGGAGGACAGGACTCTGCAGGGAGGGCAGACCCAGTTCTAGAGGGAAGGTGAGGCAGAGGCTGGCCAAGacaggtgaggggagaggagacagaaggacAGCGCGCATGTGCGcgcctggggagcaggggagcaggggagcgCGAATGTGGAGCAGGCCGGGGTCCTGCGCCAGAAGCACAGCGCGGGGCCTCCGTCTCTCCGGTGCCACGGGCCCGGTCTCAGACCCAGGCGCTCCCCCAGACAAGCCCTGGGCCATCCTGTTCCCTCCAGCCCTCAGCCCCTGCAAGCACGCCCCTTGGGACCCCCGCAAGTACTCACAATGGGCCTGCTGGAGCAGCTCAGCCAAGAGCCCAGCGAACaactgaggcaggaagagagagatggcTGCGCTCCTTCTGCATGCGAGTAAGGATGGGCCACTACAACCAGGCGCTCAGGACTACTGGGGACTCCCCTACTGAGAAGTGGTGGCTAGCCTATTCTGCAAGATGGATGAGTGCGGGGACACGAGGTTTTGGGAGCTAAGGTATTCTCGTGCTGAAGGAAGTAAGAGGAACAGGCCCGAGAGCTCACACCGAAATTCACCGCTGCTGCTGCGCTCGGTATTCCTTGTCTCGTGCGGGACGGGAAGGGAGCCTTCCGGGAGAGTAAACCCAGGTCGAAGCTACTAGCTCCCTCCGCGTCTTTATTTAAAGGAAGTGGAAGGAGGGCCCACAGTGCTCCAGAAGAGTACGGTGGGGCGCAGGGCTGCCTCGGCTGCCACGTGCAGCACCCTTGACCTACGTCCTCCCTGGTCAGCCCGAAAAACACTTCTGGCGAGCTTCCAGTGCCCCCAGACATGTCCTTCTCTGGATGGGGaggctgcctctctcccctccacccacccccacaatCTGTACTACAATCTCCCCAAACGGGACAGCAGGGACAGAAGTCCCACTGCCCTTCACCTGAGCTCACTCCTGCTCTGCCATCTGTCTCAGTCCCCCGTCCCCATGGCTGTTCGGCGGCTCACAAGCCACCCTCTCAAATGGGCCACCTTCTTGGGGAGACACAGTCAGCCCTTATCACCACGGGAGAGGGATCCACTGGGGGCAGGTCAGCAGAGGAAGAACACAGGCCCGGCAAATGGGTGGCACCAGGTGGTCCTGGACTCTGGTTTCTCAGGACTGCTGGCGGGATGAGGGGTGCACGTGGGGCAGGGGTCGGGTCCAGTGGGACACAGCATGGCGGTGCTGTTATGTGTCAAGGACATGCAGTCATTGTCTTAGGAAAACCCTTATCGCGGGCTCACCGACAGCTCACCAAACCCTGGACGACCCCTGACCCCCATGTGCCATCCACTAGCCCCCACCCACCAACCCCACCAGCTCTCCAGCCCTTGGTGGGCTGCAACGCCACCAGGgctcaggtgcccctcctgtccccacacagcCCACCCCCCGGAACAGAAAGGCCAAGGNNNNNNNNNNNNNNNNNNNNNNNNNNNNNNNNNNNNNNNNNNNNNNNNNNNNNNNNNNNNNNNNNNNNNNNNNNNNNNNNNNNNNNNNNNNNNNNNNNNNtgttgggggggcgggggggacgccaggccaggggtgggggcggctTACCCGTGCTGCTCCCGGAGGTTGGCAGGGCCGTGCGCAGTCGGTCAAAATCAGAGAACTCATCAGGCTCCACATCAAACCCCACTGCTGTAGGGACCCAGGATGTCAGCTCAGCTCATCAAGGGGAccagcctcctcctgccccccagaaCCCAGGAGACCACACACCTCACGCTGACCTGCActcacccacccacacacacacacccacccacacacacacacacacacacacacacacacacacacactcaggcccCCTTGGCCTGACCAGAGCCCAGCCAGTACCCGCAGTGCCGTTGGTGCTGGGCTTGGCAGGTGACCCTCCCCAGGGGTCTGAGAAGgcaggggctggagcccagggatCAGAGGCAGGGGGTCCGCCAACTGGGGCCCCACCTGGGTGAAGAAGGAGGCATGTGAGAGGCTGGTGGTTGGAGGATTTGTCACCTACAAATAATCTGTGCCCACCCTCTCCAGCCCCCCTTCCAGGCCCACCACCTCCCAGAAGCCCCGCCCTGCCCCCGCCCAACATCCTGGGATGCAGCTGGACAACCCGGAGGCTTtgggcccagccccagccagccttTCCCGCCCCGTCCCCCACGATCTAGCCATGGGTACACGCAGTGCTGGGCCTCTGCCCATATGTCCCTTCCTGGCAAAACCCTCCTCAGCCTTGAGGCCCCTGGAAAGTCCCCAAGAAGCTCCCCAGTTGGGTAAGGGGCCTTGGGTGTGTGCCTCACCTAGGCAGGTCCAACCCCCACACCCAAGCCCCCAGAGCTCCCTGAAGTCCCCACAGGGTATGTGGCTGCTTCCCAGCCTGCTTGTACCCAGcctccccagccaccccaccctGACTCCACCCGAGCGGCCTCTCTACACCCCAACACCCCCTGGTCCCCTTCCCATTGTCCTTCAAGGCTCCCTCACGCGCCTTCCTTTGGGGTGTCTTATCTGACCCCCCCAGTCACCCACTCGACTGTATCTGTGCCTGTCCCCAGGGTGTGCCCTGGACTACACACTGGACGTGGAGGCTGGAGCAGGCAGGCAGCCAGCACTCACCATCAGAGCTCCCCCATGGGTCAGGGGTGGGCCCCTCTCCAGCTGCAGGGGGCTGGGTCCCACCCCAAGGGTCAACCGGGGGCCCCACAGGGGCAGCAGGCCTCCAAGGGTCCCCAGAGGCTGGTGTAGGGGCCGGACCACCCCAGGGATCAGCAGCTGGAGGGACAGGGGGCCCCCCCCAAGGGTCCGAGGTGGAGGTGCTTATGGGCGCTGGGCCCCCCCAGGGGTCTGAGGCTGGTGGTGGAGCTGGGGCCGTGAAGACGTCAGCAAGATCCATGAGGGATGACTGCAGGAGACAAAAGAGAGAGCGTATAAAGCGTGAGCAGGCCAAGCCAGGAGGAGAACCTGGAGGAAAGATGGCCATAGGacgagagaggagagagagccagggCGTCACGGTGGGGAAGACCCACCgctagagagagacagccaggagccGTGAGACAGGTGGAggcagcctccccacctcccagtgccaccccaccaccccagcaCAGCCATCAAACGCCAAGAGTTCCAACTGGtcctgcccccatccctccatccactcCCCACGTCCCACCAGGAATGAGCACAGAGGCCAAAGCCCAAAGCTGCCCCTCCTGGCCCCGCCCGTGCAGTTCCCACGCATTCTGGGAGGTCTGCCCTGGGTCGCCCGCCCTGAGTCACCAATCATTATAGGCCGGCCGCTCTTAACAGTCCTGGCTGAGGCCCAGCACAAGTCCCGCATCACCGCACTCTCCAGGCTTCCAATGCAACACATGAGCAACGTACACTGGTGTGCACACTATCTCCCCGTGTTCTGGGAGTGAACCCAGCCAACCAGAGCACCTGGTGTCTGGAGGCAGAGGTGCCACACCTCCCGTCCCCACAGGACAAAGGCAGCAGGGTGCTAGGACCGAAGCCCAGCGACCCTCCAGGACACTCTTGACTTGTCAGCCATCAGGAAGACCCTCTGGCTGAGGCCGGCCTGCGCAGGCTTTCCTATCAAGAGCCCTGCTGTGGCTGACCAGCCAGCCTGAGCTTTCTGCCCCCTGCCCATTGGGACGGTGTCTACACTCCTTCAATCAGAGCGAGCCCCACGACCCATCCCACTGTGGAGGCCGACCTCTCTATGAAGACACTCAGGACACCCAGGGCACGCAGATGTGAGGAGGCCTCACATGTGAGGCCATGGAAGAGGCCAGCTTGGATGCCCCAGCCATGTGAGTGCCCTTGGCCCTGACATGTGGAGGAAACCCGTCCACCCTTAGAGCCAAGAGAGAAACTGAAACGCCACCAAACCTCATCTGTCTCCACTGGGGGGGACTGGAGACCCAGAAGGCTGGGGACCAGACTGGTCTCGCTCACCCACCGACCCTTGGAGTACGGGGTGTGGGCGGACATGAGGAGGTGCCCAAGACGTGAGTGTGCAGGAGCTCTAGGCTACCCATTCTCCCACAATCCGGCTGCTCAGCGACAAGGACTGCCCAGGAGCAGGAACGTCCCCCACAGCAGGGACAGACAAGAGTTCACACCTAGTGCGCTCTGCACCCCGGGCACTGACAAAGTGCCTTCTGGTCTCCACCATCTGTGTGAGAAGACAGCGACcttcagcagcagcagcctggcatccccctccccacaggcCCCAGAGTGCATGGAGGGCAGGGCAGCCCGCCTGTGCTCACCTCCTCCTGGCCACCggtctccctcctgctctcctctATGGCCATCTGCAGCCTCAGGTCATCCCCACGGCGGATCCGCTCTTCCTTTTTGGGTCACGCAGGAAGGCAGCAAGGGAGGGTCAGAACGTGAGGGAcagggctgccccctcccccaactgcaCGGCCCCTGACAACCCTCTCCCACCCAGACAAAAGTGACAAAATTAAAATGGGATGTGGACAATGTGTGGGAAGGAAGGACACGGAAGAACGTGCGGTCTGGGGGACAGGGACGTAGGGATGGTGTGCAGGAGATGGGCCTGGCCTGGCACGGCTCCGACAGGCTTGGGAAGCATGGGGCCCCGGGGAGGACTGGCCCTCCCACCGGATGCCTGACTCTGTGGTGTCTGCTGTGCTGGGCGGAGGTGACCAAGCCTGGGGCTGTGGTAGAGGGTGAGGGTAGGGCTCCCTCGCACCCCCGGAGAGCTACAAGGCACCTGCTTCACGTGCTGTGACTGCACCGCCTGAGAAGCCCTGTGACACAGGTCCCACAGCTGGAAATGCTGCAGCAGAACGTGTGTAAACTAGGGACGGGGCTGGTGCAGGGGAGCGCAAGGAGGGGCAAGGACGCGGGGACCTGAGAAGAGTCTGAGGGGAGCCCTacagagggcagggaggctgcTCTGACCTTGTCGTGCTCCTCTCGGCTCAAACTAAGGGCCAGCTGGAGCTGGACGTCGTCCTCGGGGCCGCAGGAcgggggctgggagagagagagcgtgaagGGGCCAGGGCGGGACACGAGATGGGAgacaagaagggaaaagaggagagacagacagagacacacacacacacagagaaacggAGAAGGAGAGCCAGGGAGGCACAGAACCACAGACACAGtcacagagagagcacaccaTCCACACGGAAAAGACGAGAAATCTCTGGACGAGAACAGAGAAGGAGCAGgtcggaggaggaggaggaggagcgggtcagaggaggaggaggaggaggagcgggtcggaggaggaggaggaggagcgggtcggaggaggaggaggaggagcgggacggaggaggaggaggaggagcgggatggaggaggaggaggaggagcgggatggaggaggaggaggaggaggaggagNNNNNNNNNNNNNNNNNNNNNNNNNNNNNNNNNNNNNNNNNNNNNNNNNNNNNNNNNNNNNNNNNNNNNNNNNNNNNNNNNNNNNNNNNNNNNNNNNNNNNNNNNNNNNNNNNNNNNNNNNNNNNNNNNNNNNNNNNNNNNNNNNNNNNNNNNNNNNNNNNNNN
It contains:
- the EPN1 gene encoding epsin-1 — translated: MSTSSLRRQMKNIVHNYSEAEIKVREATSNDPWGPSSSLMSEIADLTYNVVAFSEIMSMIWKRLNDHGKNWRHVYKAMTLMEYLIKTGSERVSQQCKENMYAVQTLKDFQYVDRDGKDQGVNVREKAKQLVALLRDEDRLREERAHALKTKEKLAQTATASSAAVGSGPPPEAEQAWPQSSGEEELQLQLALAMSKEEADQPPSCGPEDDVQLQLALSLSREEHDKEERIRRGDDLRLQMAIEESRRETGGQEESSLMDLADVFTAPAPPPASDPWGGPAPISTSTSDPWGGPPVPPAADPWGGPAPTPASGDPWRPAAPVGPPVDPWGGTQPPAAGEGPTPDPWGSSDGGAPVGGPPASDPWAPAPAFSDPWGGSPAKPSTNGTAAVGFDVEPDEFSDFDRLRTALPTSGSSTGKPPPPLAWRPPRPPN